The region CTATTTTCAGCTGCTATTTGAGCTAACTGTAAGGAGTCTCCTACCGCATCTGCAAATTCGTACACTTCGTCTTTTTGATAATGGTGGCCGAGCAGGAACAATTTGCTTCCGAGCTTTTTCTTAATCTCTATTACTCTTCTTTTCATTTCATTTTCTGTGAGCTCCGTATATTTAGCGGGTAGCGTTTGCTGCTGAAGCGTTTGTAATAAACTCATAATTTTCTGTTCCCCTTTCTGTTAATAAGTCCAAGCTGATATCGATAGACCCTGCTGAATGTGTTAAAGCTCCAAGTGAAATATAGTCCAATCCGCTGTCTCTAAAAGAATGGAGCATGTCAAGCGTAATCCCACCGGATGCTTCTGTGACAATATGAGCGGGAACCAGTGGTATCCAATCTTTAATGACTTCTGGAGAACAGTTATCAAACATAATGACATCTGCTCCTGCCTCTATTGCTTCTAGCAATTGACTTTTGGTTTCAATTTCTACTTCCACCTTAACCATATGTCCAACCTGCTGTCTTACTCTCACAACAGCGTCTAGGATAGATCCTGCATGTGCAATATGGTTATCTTTTAACATGACGCCATCGTACAATCCAAAACGATGATTATAACCTCCTCCAGCACGAACGGCATACTTCTCTAACATTCGCATACCAGGCGTTGTTTTTCGCGTGTCACATATGCGCGTATGTGAGCTGCTAAGCAGCGTTACGGCTTTGTGCGTCATCGTAGCAATACCACTCATTCTTTGAAGTAAGTTTAAAATTACCCGTTCACCGGTCAAAATAGATCGAACAGATCCTGAAACGGTAGCTATTTTATCTCCAGACTTAAGAACATCTCCATCTTTTTTCTCAAAATTCACTTTCACATTAGGGTCTATTAAATGGAATCCTTCTTTAATCAATTCAACTCCTGCGATAATACCTGATTGCTTTGCTGTGAACACAGCCTTCCCCTGGTCAGACGAAGAAAAAATAGCTTCACAGGTTATATCTCCATCTCCAATGTCTTCTATAAAAAAAGACTGCAATAGTTTTTGTAATTTTAAGGTGTTCATTGTGCTACCTTCCCCTTTCTTTTTAGGTTCCCTTGCTTATAAAATCAATGATTGTTTTGTTGAACTAGCAGACTGCTGAATAATTCGCTTATGCTCCCATTCTTGCTTTTCATGCGGAAAGTCACTTCGGTAATGACCTCCTCTACTTTCTTTTCTTGCAAGAGAGGACTCGGCAATAAGCAGACCTGCAGTTAGCATATTACAGATGGTTGCAGCTTCTTGAGAATATATAACTTCTTGATCAAGAGGTATTCCATCCAGATAATTTGTGAATTCATGCACAATAGTAGCCAATTCGTTTTCATGACGAATGATCCCTACACAATCCATCATTTTATGCTGAATTTGTCTTGTGGTAGGTAGTATTTTAGGCATGTCTTTATAGACGTAACGAACGGGGGTATAACGAGATACCGTTCTCGCTTTATGTAAAATATGACGCCCTGTCCGTTTTCCAAATACAAGACACTCTAACAATGAATTGCTTGCTAGACGATTTGCTCCATGAACGCCTGTAGAAGAAACTTCCCCCGCGGCATACAAGCCTTCAACACTTGTTTGTCCGTAAGCATCTACTTCAATTCCACCCATTAAAAAATGTGCGCCGGGAGTAACAGGTATTCGTTTTTTGTCCAGTTGAATTTTATACTTTTGACACAGTGCCGTAATCGTAGGAAACTTTTGTTCAAAATGAGCCACTTTTTCAATGTTTAAAAATACGGATCTTCCTTTTTTCATTTCATTAAAAATCGTTCTTGCTACAACATCTCGTGGTGCTAAATCCTTAAAGAGATGAACGCCTTCCATTATGCGTTCATTCCATTCATTTACCAGTACTCCACCTTCACCTCGTACCGCTTCGGATACTAGACCTTTCGCTTCCTTTTGATACAAAAGCGTCGGATGAAACTGAACAAATTCTAAGTCCGCTAATTTTGCTCCAGCCCTGTACGCAAGTGCTAACCCATCTCCTGTCGCAAGCGGCTGGTTAGATGTATGCTTGTACAAAGCGCCGATTCCTCCGGTAGCAATAACCGTTTGGTGAGCATGATATATAGTAATTTTGTTGTCTTTATCTTGTCCGATAGCACCTCTGCACGTTCCATCTACAGTCACTAAATGCTGAATCATTTCGTTTTCAATCACTGTAATATATGGCAGTACTTCTTTTTTCAAAAAAGCGAACAGTGCTTGTCCTGTTGCATCCCCACCTGCATGCAGAATACGATTCATACGATGGGCTCCTTCTTTTCCAAAATGCAGCGTACCATCTGGATTTTTATCAAACTTCATTCCTTTATGAATTAATTCATTTACCACAGCCGCACCTTCTTCCACTAAAGTGCGTACCGCTTGTTCATTGCAATGCTTATTGCCCGCAACCAACGTATCATAGAGATGTTCACTCCAGTGATCGCTGCTTCCAATAGCAGCTGCTACTCCGCCTTGAGCAAGAACTGAGTTATTGCGGTCGATTTTCCCTTTCGTTACCATTACAACTCTTTTATGACGACACAGTTCATAAGCTGCAGAAAACGCTGCTACTCCGCTTCCAATAATTAAAACATCCGTCTCTAACATTTTACACCTCTTTATTTACATGTGTCTTGACACCTATATTTACATATTATTAAATGAAAGACAAGAAGTTTTTTTATCGGAGGGAGAAAATGATTTATCTGGACTATGCAGCAACAACGCCAATGAGACAAGAAGCAATTGAGGTATATACTGAAGCGGCAACAACCTATTATGGAAATTCCAGCAGTCTTCACACACTTGGAACACAAGCGGAGAATCTACTCACGTTATGCAGAAAAAAATTAAGCTTGTTAGTAAATTGTCGAGAGGATGATCTTTTTTTTACAAGCGGAGGTACAGAAGCTAATTACTTAGCTATTCATTCTCTCTTAAAAGGAAAAACTGACGAAAGAAAACATTTAGTTACAACGAAGCTTGAACATTCTTCGGTTCTTCATACGTTGCAGCAGCTTGAAAAAGAAGGCTTTTCCCTATCTTACGTACCTGTAGATCAAAACGGAGTTGTGTCTGTAGATGACCTAAAACAGACTATTCGACCTGACACTGCGCTAGTAGCCATTCAGCATGTCAACCATGAGCTCGGTACGATCCAACCAATTGAGGATATTGGCCATTTTTTATCAGAAAAAGAAATTCTCTTTCACTGTGATTGTGTTCAATCTTTCGGTAAGCTTCCTATTGATGTTAAAAAGCTGAAAGCTGATAGCATCTCAGTCTCTAGTCATAAAATTTACGGACCAAAAGGTGTAGGAATGGTATACATGAATTCAAGTTCTTCTTGGAAGCCTATTTACCATAAAGCAGCTCATGAAAAAGGCTTTCGCCCTGGGACTGTAAATACAACGGGCATTGCTGCCTTTACTGCAGCAGCTGAGTGCGCATATGCAGAAATGAAGACAGCTCGAAGCCATTATGAGCACTTAAAATCGTACTTACTAGAAAAGCTAGAGCCTCTTGCTCCTTTTATAGAAGTAGAAGGCCTTGCGAACTCTCATTTTCCTGGAATTATTGGACTGACATTTTCAAACATACAGGGTCAATATGTTATGTTACAATGTAATCGTCACGGAATTGCTATATCTACGGGAAGTGCCTGCCATGTAAATCAGCAGGAACCATTAGCTTCTTTACTTGCGATTGGCAAATCGACTGCAAATGCTAAGAACTTTGTACGTATTTCATTCAGTCAACATTCAACGTTTAAGCATATTGATCGACTCATATCCGTTTTTCATTTATTACAGAAAGAATTTATGACAGTGTAAAAGGAGGGATGAAAGATGCCAGGAACTCAAAAGAAAATTCTTGGAGAAGAAAGAAGAGAACTTATTCTACAATGGTTAAAAACAGAGAATAAACCAATGACAGGCAGTGAGCTTTCTAAACGAACGAACGTTAGTCGCCAAGTCATTGTACAAGATATTTCGCTGCTTAAAGCTAAAAACGAGCCCATTATCGCAACAAGCCAAGGATATATTTATATTCAGAATCCATCTCAAACTACCTTGCACCAGCGAATTATTGCCTGTCAGCATACGCCAGAAGATGCTGAAAAGGAGCTTCTCCTGCTTGTTGACCACGGCGTTCTCGTAAAAGATGTAACCGTTGAACACCCTGTGTATGGTGAATTAACGGCTTCCGTTATGATTCAAACCCGAAAAGAAGTAGAAACGTTCATTGAAAAAATCCAAGAAACAAACGCAACTTATTTATCTCAGCTAACAGACGGGATTCACCTTCATACGATTGAAGCAGATACAATTGAAAAACTGAATGTTGCCTGCTTAGCTCTTGAAGCGGAAGGCTACTTAGTTTCGAATGAATAAAAAGTTGTTATAACAAAAAAAAATCCCGCTTTAAAGCGGGATTTCTGTTTCAAGTAGTGTATGGGGATAGCTTCCTAAAAGCTCTACGCTACAGCCTAGTGCCTCAAGTTCAGCCATAGCCCCAGGGATTAATACTTCATCCATTTTTTGTTCAATATCAACGATAAAGAAATAGTTTCCAAGCCCTGTTTTCATAGGACGGGATTCAATTTTAGACAGATTTAACTTACGCCAGGAGAAAGCTGAAAGCACTTGATGAAGCGCTCCTGCCTGATCAGATGGAAGTGTAATCATTAACGTTGTCTTACACCCGTTTCCAGCTAAAAATGGCACCTCTTGCACCCCATCTTTATGCAAAATAACAAATCTTGTTGTATTATGATCATAATCATGAATGTTCGGGCGGGCAATATGTAATTCATATTCATGCGCTGCTAATCCATTAGCAATAGCTCCAATATTAAGCTCAGGGTGTTCACTTACATACTTAGCAGCAAATGCCGTTGATGTCATCTCTTCTACTGCAGTTGACGTACATTCTCCGTGTAAAAATTTATGACACTGCGCAATTGCATGAGGATGAGAATAAATCGTTTCAATGTTTTTCCACTGTTCTGCACGAGATGGATGAACCATTAAATGCTGACGAATTGGAAGGACAATTTCCCCAACAATCGGCAGACGACGTTCATGAATAAGATAATCAAGTGTTAAATTTACAGATCCTTCAAGTGCATTTTCTAACGGTACAATTCCATACTCAATTTCTCCGTTATCCACTGCATCAATGCATGCTGGAATTGTTTTGTATGGAATATGGTCGTGCTGTTTAAATACGCCTTGGACGGCTACATGTGTAAATGTTGCCTTTGGTCCTAAATATCCTACTTTCCCCACAATCATGCCTCTCCTTATCTATATCTGTTTACCATTATGCCCCTGAACCAAGCACGTCCACTTTATCTACAAACTCTAAGCTTTTCAGTCTTCGCAGCATTTCATTTAATTCAACATTCATGCTTGCTGTATCTAATGAAAGAGTTACGTTGGCACGCCCTTGTAAAGGGATGGTTTGGTGAATCGTTAACACATTGCATCCCGATGATGCAACGGTGCTCAATAAATGTGATAAAGTTCCTGATCGATCTTCAATATGAAAAAATAGTGAAATAATACGCTGTTTGACAACCGTCTGAAACGGAAAAACTGTGTCGCGGTACTTATAAAAAGCACTGCGACTTAAGTCTACGGCTTGTACAGCATCTGCTACCGACTCAGCTTTTCCCCGTTCAATTAACAGCTTCGCATCCAATGTTTTTTTCATCGCTTCTGGTAATACATCTTCGCGAACTAAATAAAACTGCTTATCGCTCTTATGCAAGTAAAGCCCCTCCCCTTATCCTATGAACAACAATTAGTCAATAAATTCAAATTCATATTCAAACAGCTTTACAATATCGCCATCTTTTGCTCCTCGTTCACGAAGGGCTTCATCGACGCCCATGCCTCGAAGCTGGCGCGCAAATCGACGAACTGATTCTTCACGTGAGAAGTCAGTCATCTTGAATAATTTTTCAATTTTTTCACCGCTTAATACGTATGAGCCATCGCTATCACGCGTAATAACAAATTCCACTTCTTTCTTTTCATGCTTGTACAGCACGCGGTGCATAGATAGATCTTCCTCTTCTTGCATTGGGAATTCTGGCGTAGTTTCTACAAGATCAGCTACTGTAAATAACAGTTCGCGGATTCCATCACGTGTTGCTGCAGAAATTGGAAAGACTTTTACTTCGTCCCCTACTTTTTCTTTGAATGCAGCTAGATTCTCTTCCGCTTGCGGGATATCCATTTTATTTGCTACTACTACTTGCGGACGTTCTGTTAAACGCATATTATATTGACGCAGCTCTTCATTAATGGTTAAGTAATCTTCATATGGATCACGGCCTTCTAAACCAGACATATCGATTACATGGACAATAACGCGGGTACGTTCAATGTGACGTAAAAACTGATGACCTAATCCTACACCTTCATGTGCACCTTCGATTAGCCCTGGTAAATCCGCCATAACAAAACTGCGATTATCTTCTGTTTCAACTACTCCTAAATTCGGATTAATTGTTGTAAAATGATATTCAGCAATTTTTGGCTTTGCAGCAGACGTTACGGATAATAACGTTGACTTTCCAACACTCGGGAAACCAACTAATCCTACATCGGCTAATACTTTTAATTCAAGAATTACATTTCTCTCTTTACCTGGCTCTCCATTTTCTGAAAGCTCTGGTGCTGGATTTGCAGGTGTAGCAAAACGCGTATTCCCACGCCCTCCGCGTCCACCTTTAGCAATCACTGCGCGCTGGCCGTGTTCAACTAAATCAGCAATCGTTTCGTTCGTATCTTCATCTAACACAACGGTACCTGGTGGAACTTTTACAATCATCGGCTCAGCGTTACGTCCGTGCTGTCCTTTTGACATTCCATGTTCACCGCGGCTTGCTTTAAAGTGACGCTTATAGCGGAAATCCATCAGTGTACGTAATCCTTCTTCTACTTCAAAAATGACATCTGCACCGTGACCACCGTCACCACCTGCAGGGCCTCCTTTTGGTACGTACTTTTCGCGACGGAAGGCAACCATTCCATTTCCTCCGTCGCCACCTTTTACATATACCTTGACCTGATCTACAAACATTTCTTTTCCACTCCGTTCTATATCTTAGCTCTTGCAATAGCAAAAGCGCTGTTAACTTATTGTGAGCATAAGGCTAAATTCATCTTTAGACATATGCTGTTCAACCAATGCAACTCCTTGAGCGCACTCATAACATTGTAGCTTGTTTTGTAGCTTCTGTATATCTGTTAGTATTCCACTAAAGTCAAAAAAGAAACGAATTCCCTGTTCTTCAATGCATACTGAAATACTCAAATAGTTTTCTGCATGATAATCAACATACTGTTCGAGTGCTTCTGTCAAATAGCAACACCAGTTGTATACGAACTCATCGTATTGTGATAAATCCTTCAATTCTCCGAGCACTTCCACATCTAAGCGAACAGCATGGTTATTCCAATGATAGGTCATAACAAAGCTCGCAAACAGTCGCATATTGATGTTTGTTAACTTGGATTCATGTTTGGATTCATTTACAATTTCTTCAATGATTTCATTCGCTCGATCAAGCCGATTCAACGCTAGATTGCCTTTGATTAATTGCAGCTTATTTAACCAATCATGCCGCGCGTATCTTAATACTTCTACGACATCCCATTCTTTTTCCATCTTAGCACTCCTAACTTTGACTCGAGCATAAGTATTTCACAACGCTGACAAACATCTCGTATCAATCTTCTTAGATATGTTCGATTATAACAAATTCCAATGGGTAATAGGTGAAATATTCTACAAAAAGAAAACTCTAACCTACTTGGGTTAGAGTTTTCTTTTTGTATCTTATGCTTCTTGAGCAACAGGGTATACAGATACTTTTTTACGGTCACGACCGAAACGTTCAAATTTAACGATACCGTCGATTTGAGCGAATAAAGTATCATCTCCACCACGACCTACGTTTGCACCTGGGTAAATTTTAGTACCGCGTTGACGGTATAAAATTGAACCACCAGTTACGAATTGGCCATCAGCACGTTTAGCACCAAGACGTTTCGAGATTGAATCACGACCGTTTTTAGTACTACCTACTCCTTTTTTAGAAGCGAAGAATTGAAGGTCTAATCTTACTAACATGACATCCACCTCCTGTTTAGTTGTCGTTAATTTTTATATAGTTACTGTAATCTAATTCGATCGTTTTCAGTGAAACAACCATGCCTTCTAATAGCAATTGAATCTGTTCCAATGTGAACGAATCCACATCTTTTGGAATCTCACAACGGAGATACCCACCATCTCCACCTTGCTCTAAGTGCGGTTCAACCCCACTTATTGAAAAGATAGCATTAATTGTCCCAAATGAAACTGCAGATGCTCCCGCACAAACAAGATCTTTTCCGTGTTCGGAAAAGTCAGCATGTCCACTCATCGTGAACCCGTCAACTTTCTTATTTGCATCACGGTAAATCGTCACCTTAATCATTTGTTATAATTACGCGTTGATAGCGTCGATTACAACTTTTGTGTAAGGTTGACGGTGACCTTGCTTACGACGATAGTTTTTCTTTGCTTTGTATTTAAATACAGTGATCTTTTTAGCGCGACCTTGTTTTTCAACTTTAGCCGTAACTGTTGCACCTTCTACGAAAGGAACACCAACTTTCACGCTGTCGCCACCTACAAATAATACTTTGTCAAAAGTAACTGTTTCGCCTTGTTCACCAGCAAGTTTTTCAACGTAGATTGCTTGACCAGCCTCTACTTTAATTTGCTTACCACCAGTTTCAATAATTGCGTACATTCTCTGCACCTCCTCTAAAAACTAAGACTCGCCATCACAGGTGTTCAAGTGAACTTAAAACCTGTTCTGAGCGGTTGTAGCACGGGTGCTACAAACCAACATATTAAATCTTACTACAAATCAAAGGTTAGTGTCAATTGGAATTCATGTTTTCTTCTAAAATTTTATACAGAAGTAGAGACCCTTTTTTGAATCTGCTCATTCGACCCCAATTGACGCAAAACAAATGCGTTTGTATAATCATCGCTTGGCGTAAGATATACGGTTTTTTTAACCATTTTCTCTAAAGCTTTGAGAAATCCTTGAGCTTTCATTTCATTTATAACATCACTTCGTGTCTCAATCCAAATAGCCTCTTCTTCCACGCCGCGATGTTCCCAAATTACACGTTCAATTTGAAAAGCAACCGTTTTGGAATCAATCATTTTACCGGTTCCTTCACATACTTCACAAGGCATAGTTAATGTTGATCCAATACTATTGCGCACTTTCTTCCGCGTTAATTGCAATATGCCGAGCTCTGTAAAGCCAACTACATTCGTCCGCACTTCATCTTGTTCACATAGCTTTTTCATGTACCTTTCTACTTCTGTGCGATCTTCTTTATGAGGCATATTTATAAAATCAATTAAGATCATGCCGCCTAAGTGACGTAATTGCATCTGTTTGGACAATTCATACGCAGCTTCCATATTTGTTTGAAGCATTGTCTTTCGAATATTATCTTTTCCTGAAAACTTCCCCGTGTTCACGTCCACGACCGTCATCGCTTCCGTTTCGTCAATAACGATATAACCTCCGCTTTTGAGCCACACGATTCGCTTTAAAAGCTTCTCTATTTGCCGTTCCACATCATAAAAAGAGAAAATATTTTCATTTCCTTTATAGTACTCTATTGACGATTTAGGATAGGTAGTTCGAAGATGCTGATATAGATCGAAGTCATCTACTACTATCCCATCAATTCCTTGTTGAAGTGCAGCTTGCACTCTTGTTTCCAGAAAATCTTGTCCTTTGCTGACTAGGGCAGGAGCTTTCATTCCCTGTATCTGTCGTTCAAGACGCTCATATTTCTTCTGTAGCTCTTTTATTTTATGTTGGACCGCAGCTTCTGGTTTTTCTGAAATCGCTGTTCGAAATAAAAAGCCTTCCATCCCCTGTTTTAACCGCTCACCAAGCTGTTTCCACTGTTGGCGTTTTGGTTCAGCTATTTTTTTTGATACAGCGACATAGTTTCCGTGCGGTAAATATACAAGCTCATCAGAAGAAAATTCAATAATACCCGTCAGCTTCGGCCCTTTTGTCCCGATACCTTCTTTTACAACTTGAACCAATACTTTTTCTCCTTCACGAATAAAAGCAGACATCGGCTGCTGATCTTTGCTAGGATTCACTGCCTGCTGATAGGATACAAGTTCATTTCGATGAATAAATCCATTCATTGATAAACCGATATCGATAAAGGCTGCTTGCATATGTGGCAGTACTTTTACTACTTTACCCCAATATATATCACCAATAATTTGATTCTGGCTTTGTTCTTCTAAA is a window of Priestia aryabhattai DNA encoding:
- the nadC gene encoding carboxylating nicotinate-nucleotide diphosphorylase, which codes for MNTLKLQKLLQSFFIEDIGDGDITCEAIFSSSDQGKAVFTAKQSGIIAGVELIKEGFHLIDPNVKVNFEKKDGDVLKSGDKIATVSGSVRSILTGERVILNLLQRMSGIATMTHKAVTLLSSSHTRICDTRKTTPGMRMLEKYAVRAGGGYNHRFGLYDGVMLKDNHIAHAGSILDAVVRVRQQVGHMVKVEVEIETKSQLLEAIEAGADVIMFDNCSPEVIKDWIPLVPAHIVTEASGGITLDMLHSFRDSGLDYISLGALTHSAGSIDISLDLLTERGTENYEFITNASAANATR
- a CDS encoding IscS subfamily cysteine desulfurase, with translation MIYLDYAATTPMRQEAIEVYTEAATTYYGNSSSLHTLGTQAENLLTLCRKKLSLLVNCREDDLFFTSGGTEANYLAIHSLLKGKTDERKHLVTTKLEHSSVLHTLQQLEKEGFSLSYVPVDQNGVVSVDDLKQTIRPDTALVAIQHVNHELGTIQPIEDIGHFLSEKEILFHCDCVQSFGKLPIDVKKLKADSISVSSHKIYGPKGVGMVYMNSSSSWKPIYHKAAHEKGFRPGTVNTTGIAAFTAAAECAYAEMKTARSHYEHLKSYLLEKLEPLAPFIEVEGLANSHFPGIIGLTFSNIQGQYVMLQCNRHGIAISTGSACHVNQQEPLASLLAIGKSTANAKNFVRISFSQHSTFKHIDRLISVFHLLQKEFMTV
- a CDS encoding ACT domain-containing protein — translated: MHKSDKQFYLVREDVLPEAMKKTLDAKLLIERGKAESVADAVQAVDLSRSAFYKYRDTVFPFQTVVKQRIISLFFHIEDRSGTLSHLLSTVASSGCNVLTIHQTIPLQGRANVTLSLDTASMNVELNEMLRRLKSLEFVDKVDVLGSGA
- a CDS encoding Spo0B C-terminal domain-containing protein, producing MEKEWDVVEVLRYARHDWLNKLQLIKGNLALNRLDRANEIIEEIVNESKHESKLTNINMRLFASFVMTYHWNNHAVRLDVEVLGELKDLSQYDEFVYNWCCYLTEALEQYVDYHAENYLSISVCIEEQGIRFFFDFSGILTDIQKLQNKLQCYECAQGVALVEQHMSKDEFSLMLTIS
- the pheA gene encoding prephenate dehydratase; protein product: MIVGKVGYLGPKATFTHVAVQGVFKQHDHIPYKTIPACIDAVDNGEIEYGIVPLENALEGSVNLTLDYLIHERRLPIVGEIVLPIRQHLMVHPSRAEQWKNIETIYSHPHAIAQCHKFLHGECTSTAVEEMTSTAFAAKYVSEHPELNIGAIANGLAAHEYELHIARPNIHDYDHNTTRFVILHKDGVQEVPFLAGNGCKTTLMITLPSDQAGALHQVLSAFSWRKLNLSKIESRPMKTGLGNYFFIVDIEQKMDEVLIPGAMAELEALGCSVELLGSYPHTLLETEIPL
- a CDS encoding Rne/Rng family ribonuclease, with the protein product MYVKVCIINAATSSKRIAVISDKALEKIYLEEQSQNQIIGDIYWGKVVKVLPHMQAAFIDIGLSMNGFIHRNELVSYQQAVNPSKDQQPMSAFIREGEKVLVQVVKEGIGTKGPKLTGIIEFSSDELVYLPHGNYVAVSKKIAEPKRQQWKQLGERLKQGMEGFLFRTAISEKPEAAVQHKIKELQKKYERLERQIQGMKAPALVSKGQDFLETRVQAALQQGIDGIVVDDFDLYQHLRTTYPKSSIEYYKGNENIFSFYDVERQIEKLLKRIVWLKSGGYIVIDETEAMTVVDVNTGKFSGKDNIRKTMLQTNMEAAYELSKQMQLRHLGGMILIDFINMPHKEDRTEVERYMKKLCEQDEVRTNVVGFTELGILQLTRKKVRNSIGSTLTMPCEVCEGTGKMIDSKTVAFQIERVIWEHRGVEEEAIWIETRSDVINEMKAQGFLKALEKMVKKTVYLTPSDDYTNAFVLRQLGSNEQIQKRVSTSV
- the obgE gene encoding GTPase ObgE; this encodes MFVDQVKVYVKGGDGGNGMVAFRREKYVPKGGPAGGDGGHGADVIFEVEEGLRTLMDFRYKRHFKASRGEHGMSKGQHGRNAEPMIVKVPPGTVVLDEDTNETIADLVEHGQRAVIAKGGRGGRGNTRFATPANPAPELSENGEPGKERNVILELKVLADVGLVGFPSVGKSTLLSVTSAAKPKIAEYHFTTINPNLGVVETEDNRSFVMADLPGLIEGAHEGVGLGHQFLRHIERTRVIVHVIDMSGLEGRDPYEDYLTINEELRQYNMRLTERPQVVVANKMDIPQAEENLAAFKEKVGDEVKVFPISAATRDGIRELLFTVADLVETTPEFPMQEEEDLSMHRVLYKHEKKEVEFVITRDSDGSYVLSGEKIEKLFKMTDFSREESVRRFARQLRGMGVDEALRERGAKDGDIVKLFEYEFEFID
- the rplU gene encoding 50S ribosomal protein L21 translates to MYAIIETGGKQIKVEAGQAIYVEKLAGEQGETVTFDKVLFVGGDSVKVGVPFVEGATVTAKVEKQGRAKKITVFKYKAKKNYRRKQGHRQPYTKVVIDAINA
- a CDS encoding ribosomal-processing cysteine protease Prp; this translates as MIKVTIYRDANKKVDGFTMSGHADFSEHGKDLVCAGASAVSFGTINAIFSISGVEPHLEQGGDGGYLRCEIPKDVDSFTLEQIQLLLEGMVVSLKTIELDYSNYIKINDN
- a CDS encoding transcription repressor NadR; this translates as MPGTQKKILGEERRELILQWLKTENKPMTGSELSKRTNVSRQVIVQDISLLKAKNEPIIATSQGYIYIQNPSQTTLHQRIIACQHTPEDAEKELLLLVDHGVLVKDVTVEHPVYGELTASVMIQTRKEVETFIEKIQETNATYLSQLTDGIHLHTIEADTIEKLNVACLALEAEGYLVSNE
- the rpmA gene encoding 50S ribosomal protein L27, coding for MLVRLDLQFFASKKGVGSTKNGRDSISKRLGAKRADGQFVTGGSILYRQRGTKIYPGANVGRGGDDTLFAQIDGIVKFERFGRDRKKVSVYPVAQEA
- the nadB gene encoding L-aspartate oxidase — translated: MLETDVLIIGSGVAAFSAAYELCRHKRVVMVTKGKIDRNNSVLAQGGVAAAIGSSDHWSEHLYDTLVAGNKHCNEQAVRTLVEEGAAVVNELIHKGMKFDKNPDGTLHFGKEGAHRMNRILHAGGDATGQALFAFLKKEVLPYITVIENEMIQHLVTVDGTCRGAIGQDKDNKITIYHAHQTVIATGGIGALYKHTSNQPLATGDGLALAYRAGAKLADLEFVQFHPTLLYQKEAKGLVSEAVRGEGGVLVNEWNERIMEGVHLFKDLAPRDVVARTIFNEMKKGRSVFLNIEKVAHFEQKFPTITALCQKYKIQLDKKRIPVTPGAHFLMGGIEVDAYGQTSVEGLYAAGEVSSTGVHGANRLASNSLLECLVFGKRTGRHILHKARTVSRYTPVRYVYKDMPKILPTTRQIQHKMMDCVGIIRHENELATIVHEFTNYLDGIPLDQEVIYSQEAATICNMLTAGLLIAESSLARKESRGGHYRSDFPHEKQEWEHKRIIQQSASSTKQSLIL